One Schistocerca nitens isolate TAMUIC-IGC-003100 chromosome 1, iqSchNite1.1, whole genome shotgun sequence DNA segment encodes these proteins:
- the LOC126256324 gene encoding larval cuticle protein A3A-like isoform X13, whose protein sequence is MAHQVLLCACALLGVASAGYLGSPAVSYSAAPALRGGLPYNAGLGLTGPAGSITAAAAARLPAGGLSATLLGGALGGAYPGVAGAYSRQATGYSSVAPGYAGLGRLGASPAEAVDAYYDPNPQYSFSYSVSDALTGDAKQQQESRSGDVVEGSYSLVEPDGSVRTVQYTAAPGAGFNAVVSKNGVPAGPSSLGAAVAPAAAASRATLPGAAGYALSSAAAAGVYGALLKTSHAAVATPHSQVHY, encoded by the exons ATGGCTCATCAG GTACTGTTGTGCGCATGCGCGCTGCTGGGTGTGGCCAGTGCGGGCTACCTGGGCTCTCCCGCCGTCTCCTACTCGGCGGCTCCCGCCCTGCGAGGCGGCCTTCCTTACAACGCCGGACTCGGACTCACAG GTCCAGCAGGTAGCATCACAGCAGCAGCGGCGGCCAGACTGCCTGCTGGCGGCCTATCAGCCACTCTTCTCGGTGGGGCCCTAGGAGGCGCCTACCCTGGCGTCGCTGGTGCCTACTCTCGACAGGCCACCGGCTACTCCAGCGTCGCTCCCGGTTACGCCGGCCTGGGCCGCCTGGGTGCGTCCCCTGCCGAAGCCGTCGACGCCTACTACGACCCCAACCCGCAGTACAGCTTCAGCTACAGCGTCAGCGACGCCCTGACCGGCGacgccaagcagcagcaggagagccGCAGCGGCGACGTGGTGGAGGGCAGCTACAGCCTGGTCGAGCCCGACGGCAGCGTCCGCACAGTGCAGTACACTGCCGCCCCTGGAGCCGGTTTTAACGCTGTCGTCTCCAAGAACGGAGTCCCCGCCGGGCCTTCTTCTCTCGGAGCAGCTGTCGCCCCTGCCGCTGCTGCCTCTAGAGCTACTCTTCCAG GAGCTGCTGGCTACGCGCTGTCCTCAGCGGCCGCCGCTGGAGTCTACGGAGCGCTCCTGAAGACCTCACACGCCGCAGTCGCCACCCCTCACTCCCAAGTCCACTACTAG
- the LOC126256324 gene encoding larval cuticle protein A3A-like isoform X15, which translates to MAIQVLLCACALLGVASAGYLGSPAVSYSAAPALRGGLPYNAGLGLTGPAGSITAAAAARLPAGGLSATLLGGALGGAYPGVAGAYSRQATGYSSVAPGYAGLGRLGASPAEAVDAYYDPNPQYSFSYSVSDALTGDAKQQQESRSGDVVEGSYSLVEPDGSVRTVQYTAAPGAGFNAVVSKNGVPAGPSSLGAAVAPAAAASRATLPGAAGYALSSAAAAGVYGALLKTSHAAVATPHSQVHY; encoded by the exons GTACTGTTGTGCGCATGCGCGCTGCTGGGTGTGGCCAGTGCGGGCTACCTGGGCTCTCCCGCCGTCTCCTACTCGGCGGCTCCCGCCCTGCGAGGCGGCCTTCCTTACAACGCCGGACTCGGACTCACAG GTCCAGCAGGTAGCATCACAGCAGCAGCGGCGGCCAGACTGCCTGCTGGCGGCCTATCAGCCACTCTTCTCGGTGGGGCCCTAGGAGGCGCCTACCCTGGCGTCGCTGGTGCCTACTCTCGACAGGCCACCGGCTACTCCAGCGTCGCTCCCGGTTACGCCGGCCTGGGCCGCCTGGGTGCGTCCCCTGCCGAAGCCGTCGACGCCTACTACGACCCCAACCCGCAGTACAGCTTCAGCTACAGCGTCAGCGACGCCCTGACCGGCGacgccaagcagcagcaggagagccGCAGCGGCGACGTGGTGGAGGGCAGCTACAGCCTGGTCGAGCCCGACGGCAGCGTCCGCACAGTGCAGTACACTGCCGCCCCTGGAGCCGGTTTTAACGCTGTCGTCTCCAAGAACGGAGTCCCCGCCGGGCCTTCTTCTCTCGGAGCAGCTGTCGCCCCTGCCGCTGCTGCCTCTAGAGCTACTCTTCCAG GAGCTGCTGGCTACGCGCTGTCCTCAGCGGCCGCCGCTGGAGTCTACGGAGCGCTCCTGAAGACCTCACACGCCGCAGTCGCCACCCCTCACTCCCAAGTCCACTACTAG